The following are from one region of the Amycolatopsis sp. QT-25 genome:
- a CDS encoding NAD+ synthase yields the protein MPQLRIALAQVNTTVGDLEGNAELTVAWTRKAAEAGAHIVVFPEMSLTGYPVEDLSLRPTFASASKQMVEALAKRLEDAGCGEVLTYIGYLDLDEAGPRDAAAALYRGEVVARQFKHHLPNYGVFDEHRWFKPGHDLEVVRFHGVDVGMVICEDVWQDGGPISALGEAGVDLVVAPNASPYERAKDDIRLPLIARRAAEAGAPLVYTNQIGGQDDLVFDGDSIVVGADGRLLARAPQFVEHLLVVDTDLESGGHTAEGEFEGLRVKRRVLSEDPVPAYSASGGSSISEPLSDEAEVWHALVVGLRDYVHKNGFSSVTFGFSGGIDSAVVAALAADALGGDNVYGVSMPSEYSSEHSKGDAEDLARRIGAHYRVEPIADMVKVYVEQLQLTGLAEENIQARVRGMLLMALSNQDGHLVLATGNKTELAVGYSTIYGDAVGAFAPIKDLFKTHVWHLAKWRNAEAEKNGETPPIPENSITKPPSAELRPGQLDSDSLPDYLMLDDILDDYIEGDRGYVDLVDAGFEPETIDRVVRMVDRAEYKRRQYPPGTKITFKAFGRDRRLPMTNGWREGTVVTRSAQRDLLPG from the coding sequence ATGCCGCAACTGCGCATCGCACTGGCCCAGGTCAACACCACCGTCGGGGACCTCGAAGGCAACGCCGAGCTCACCGTCGCGTGGACTCGTAAAGCCGCCGAAGCAGGCGCCCACATCGTCGTCTTCCCGGAGATGTCCCTCACCGGTTACCCCGTCGAGGACCTCTCTCTCCGCCCGACCTTCGCGTCCGCCTCGAAGCAGATGGTCGAAGCGCTCGCCAAGCGGCTCGAAGACGCCGGATGCGGCGAGGTGCTCACCTATATCGGGTACCTCGACCTGGACGAGGCAGGCCCGCGCGACGCGGCGGCCGCGCTGTACCGCGGCGAAGTGGTCGCCCGCCAGTTCAAGCACCACCTGCCCAACTACGGCGTCTTCGACGAGCACCGTTGGTTCAAGCCGGGCCACGACCTCGAGGTCGTCCGCTTTCACGGTGTCGACGTCGGCATGGTGATCTGCGAGGACGTCTGGCAGGACGGCGGCCCGATCTCCGCACTGGGCGAGGCCGGAGTGGACCTCGTGGTCGCGCCCAACGCTTCGCCTTACGAGCGCGCGAAGGACGACATCCGTCTACCGCTCATCGCCCGCCGCGCGGCCGAGGCCGGCGCGCCGCTGGTGTACACGAACCAGATCGGCGGGCAGGACGACCTCGTTTTCGACGGCGACTCGATCGTGGTCGGCGCGGACGGCCGGCTGCTGGCACGCGCGCCGCAGTTCGTCGAGCACCTGCTCGTCGTCGACACGGACCTCGAGTCGGGTGGGCACACCGCCGAGGGCGAGTTCGAGGGTCTCCGGGTGAAGCGCCGCGTACTCAGCGAGGACCCGGTTCCGGCGTACAGCGCGAGCGGCGGATCCTCGATCAGCGAGCCGCTGTCGGACGAGGCGGAGGTGTGGCACGCGCTCGTCGTCGGCCTGCGCGACTACGTGCACAAGAACGGCTTCTCGTCGGTGACGTTCGGCTTCTCCGGCGGCATCGACTCGGCCGTCGTGGCGGCGCTGGCCGCCGACGCGCTGGGGGGCGACAACGTTTACGGCGTTTCGATGCCTTCGGAGTACTCCTCGGAGCACTCGAAGGGTGACGCCGAGGACCTCGCCCGCCGGATCGGCGCGCACTACCGCGTCGAGCCGATCGCGGACATGGTCAAGGTCTATGTCGAGCAGCTCCAGCTGACCGGCCTCGCCGAGGAGAACATCCAGGCCCGTGTCCGCGGCATGCTGCTGATGGCACTGTCCAACCAGGACGGTCACCTGGTGCTCGCCACCGGTAACAAGACCGAACTCGCCGTCGGCTACTCGACGATCTACGGCGACGCCGTCGGGGCCTTCGCACCGATCAAGGACCTGTTCAAGACACACGTCTGGCATCTGGCCAAGTGGCGCAACGCGGAAGCCGAGAAGAACGGCGAAACCCCGCCGATCCCGGAGAACTCGATCACCAAACCGCCGTCCGCCGAGCTGCGGCCGGGGCAGCTGGACAGCGACTCGCTGCCCGACTACCTGATGCTCGACGACATTCTCGACGATTACATCGAGGGGGACCGGGGTTACGTCGACCTGGTCGACGCGGGCTTCGAGCCGGAGACCATCGACCGCGTGGTGCGAATGGTCGACAGGGCCGAGTACAAGCGCCGCCAGTACCCGCCGGGCACCAAGATCACGTTCAAGGCGTTCGGGCGGGACCGGCGGCTGCCGATGACGAACGGCTGGCGAGAGGGCACTGTCGTGACCCGCTCAGCTCAACGCGATCTGCTTCCCGGCTGA
- a CDS encoding VOC family protein → MSDLVLDHLVYAGPDLEEAVARVAELTGVTPVRGGRHIGFGTANHLADLGAGAYLEVVGPDPDQPEHVGPRPFGVDELTAPALVNWAARVEGIDEAIAEARRRGYDPGDASEMSRTTEDGELLTWRLTDAGGLGGLAPFLIDWGSTPHPTTRDLPSIPLLMVTGVHPEPAAVESAVRALGMDMLVRRDEKPGLVAVLTNSAGKQIALS, encoded by the coding sequence ATGAGCGACCTCGTGCTTGATCACCTCGTGTACGCCGGGCCGGACCTCGAAGAGGCCGTCGCGCGCGTCGCCGAGCTGACCGGCGTCACGCCTGTACGCGGCGGAAGGCATATCGGTTTCGGTACGGCCAATCATCTGGCCGATCTGGGTGCCGGTGCCTATCTCGAGGTGGTCGGCCCCGACCCGGATCAGCCCGAGCACGTCGGACCACGTCCCTTCGGCGTCGACGAGCTGACCGCGCCCGCCCTGGTCAACTGGGCTGCGCGTGTCGAAGGCATCGACGAGGCGATCGCCGAAGCCCGCCGACGCGGCTACGACCCGGGCGACGCGTCCGAGATGTCGCGCACCACAGAGGACGGCGAACTGCTGACCTGGCGGCTCACCGACGCGGGCGGTCTCGGCGGGCTCGCGCCGTTTCTCATCGACTGGGGGAGCACCCCGCATCCGACGACACGGGACCTGCCGTCCATTCCGCTGCTCATGGTCACCGGCGTCCACCCCGAGCCGGCCGCGGTCGAATCCGCGGTCCGCGCGCTCGGGATGGACATGCTCGTCCGGCGTGACGAGAAGCCCGGCCTGGTGGCCGTGCTGACGAACTCAGCCGGGAAGCAGATCGCGTTGAGCTGA
- the secA2 gene encoding accessory Sec system translocase SecA2, with the protein MAALISRVGKKLRRIIQRPGSVELTRYEALLPAIEKLEPELEKLSDEELTERAGKLRDAASFGNDQLIEVCALGREAARRALGERAFDVQLLGTMGLLSGHIVQMETGEGKTLAGALAGAGYALRGKHVHVVTVNDYLARRDAEWMGPIYDLLGVSVGWVEPAHSRDERREAYAKEVTYGAVSEIGFDVLRDRLVTREEDLVQRAPEVAIVDEADSVLVDEARVPLVMAGSIDHTDADEEVANIVRRLRLGLHYETDADGRNAWLTKAGASVVEKALGDDINLYDDTGSDRLPAVNVALHAHALLTRDVDYLVRDGKVQLINAARGRVAELQRWPDGLQAAVEAKEQVKATDRGEILDSITVQALLARYPEVAGMTGTAVAVAEQLREFYKLEVAVIPPNTPNIREDQEDRIFGSPSQKLRAIEEEIRRVHESGRPILVGTQDVAESEELAEKLAKADLECVVLNARNDAEEAEIIADAGKKGAVTVSTQMAGRGTDIRLGGKDGAGRDEVVELGGLHVIGTARYPSSRLDGQLRGRSGRQGDPGSAVFFASLNDELVLSNAPDIPEGISSDVGSGEIVDPAALRQINHAQRVAEGVDLEIHRNTWRYTRLIERQRGELLEHRDKVLRTAHAAEVLEKAHPEKFKELSEAVDDEDRVHQLCREVLLFHIDQLWSDHLAFLTDVRESIHLRALARETPIDEFHRAAIPEFHKIIPEAAERAAKTLEEAEITENGIDLGDAGVRRANTTWTYLVHDNPFDSDFEQTIKKVRSMIKRK; encoded by the coding sequence GTTGGAGAAGCTCTCCGACGAGGAGCTGACAGAGCGGGCCGGCAAGCTTCGCGACGCCGCTTCCTTCGGCAACGACCAGCTGATCGAGGTTTGCGCGCTCGGTCGTGAGGCCGCGCGGCGGGCCCTCGGCGAGCGTGCCTTCGACGTCCAGCTGCTGGGCACGATGGGCCTGCTCAGCGGGCATATCGTGCAGATGGAGACCGGTGAGGGCAAGACGCTGGCCGGTGCGCTGGCGGGCGCCGGGTACGCCCTGCGCGGTAAGCACGTCCACGTCGTCACGGTGAACGACTACCTCGCCCGTCGTGACGCGGAGTGGATGGGCCCGATCTACGACCTGCTCGGCGTCTCCGTCGGCTGGGTCGAGCCCGCTCACTCCCGCGACGAGCGCCGCGAGGCGTACGCGAAGGAAGTCACGTACGGCGCCGTGAGCGAAATCGGCTTCGACGTGCTGCGCGACCGCTTGGTGACCCGCGAAGAGGACCTGGTCCAGCGCGCGCCCGAGGTGGCGATCGTCGACGAGGCGGACTCCGTGCTGGTCGACGAGGCTCGCGTGCCGTTGGTGATGGCGGGGTCGATCGACCACACCGACGCCGACGAAGAGGTCGCGAACATCGTCCGGCGGCTGCGGCTCGGGCTGCACTACGAAACCGACGCCGACGGCCGCAACGCCTGGTTGACCAAGGCGGGCGCGTCGGTGGTCGAGAAGGCCCTCGGCGACGACATCAACCTCTACGACGACACGGGCTCGGACAGGCTGCCCGCGGTGAACGTGGCGCTGCACGCGCACGCGCTGCTCACCCGCGACGTCGACTACCTGGTGCGCGACGGCAAGGTGCAGCTGATCAACGCCGCGCGCGGCCGCGTCGCCGAACTGCAGCGCTGGCCGGACGGGCTCCAGGCCGCCGTCGAGGCGAAGGAGCAGGTCAAGGCGACCGACCGGGGCGAGATCCTCGACTCGATCACCGTGCAGGCACTGCTCGCGCGATATCCGGAGGTCGCGGGGATGACCGGTACCGCGGTCGCGGTCGCCGAGCAGCTGCGCGAGTTCTACAAGCTCGAGGTCGCGGTCATCCCGCCGAACACGCCGAACATCCGTGAAGACCAGGAGGACCGGATCTTCGGGTCGCCGTCGCAGAAGCTGCGCGCGATCGAGGAGGAGATCCGGCGGGTGCACGAGAGCGGGCGGCCGATTCTCGTCGGCACCCAGGACGTCGCCGAATCCGAAGAGCTGGCCGAGAAGCTGGCGAAGGCCGACCTCGAATGCGTCGTGCTCAACGCGCGCAACGACGCCGAGGAAGCCGAGATCATCGCCGACGCCGGCAAGAAGGGCGCGGTCACCGTCTCGACCCAGATGGCCGGCCGCGGTACCGACATCCGGCTGGGCGGCAAGGACGGTGCCGGCCGCGACGAGGTCGTCGAACTGGGCGGTCTGCACGTGATCGGCACCGCGCGCTACCCGTCGAGCAGGCTGGACGGCCAGCTGCGCGGCCGGTCCGGACGGCAGGGCGACCCGGGCAGCGCGGTGTTCTTCGCCAGCCTGAACGACGAACTCGTGCTGTCGAACGCGCCGGACATCCCCGAGGGCATCAGCTCCGACGTGGGCAGCGGCGAGATCGTCGACCCGGCGGCGCTGCGGCAGATCAACCACGCGCAGCGCGTCGCCGAGGGCGTCGACCTGGAGATTCACCGCAACACCTGGCGCTACACGCGGCTGATCGAGCGGCAGCGCGGTGAACTGCTCGAGCACCGGGACAAGGTGCTGCGGACCGCGCACGCGGCGGAGGTGCTGGAGAAGGCGCACCCGGAGAAGTTCAAGGAGCTTTCGGAGGCCGTCGACGACGAGGACCGCGTCCACCAGCTGTGCCGGGAGGTGCTGCTGTTCCACATCGACCAGCTGTGGTCGGACCATCTGGCGTTCCTGACGGACGTACGGGAGAGCATCCACCTGCGGGCGCTGGCACGGGAGACGCCGATCGACGAGTTCCACCGCGCGGCGATCCCCGAGTTCCACAAGATCATCCCGGAGGCGGCCGAGCGGGCGGCGAAGACGCTCGAGGAGGCCGAGATCACCGAGAACGGCATCGACCTCGGTGACGCGGGCGTGCGGCGGGCGAACACGACGTGGACCTACCTGGTGCACGACAACCCGTTCGACTCCGACTTCGAGCAGACCATCAAAAAGGTGCGGAGCATGATCAAGCGGAAATAG